ttttaaaaggttttgatcttcttcttcttgataGCTATTcctaaaaacaatttcattctatttcatttttctcGTTTGGCTATCTAGGTGAACATCAATCAAATTCTGAACAAATCACAACTCCTGACCATGAATCTGTTGCTCAACTACCCGGAAAGAAAGCATATGTACCTCCGTATACTCCgaagagtaaaaatatatcaagtgcATACTTATATATGAGGAAAGATGAATTATTGAACCCCAATGAGGAGTTGCCAATAATTGTCGATACTAGTCAAATCATTCCCACatcaaataacaataacagtagtaataatattaataacaatttagtaCCAAAGCCGCcatcaacaaaaaagaagaagaaaagaggaaAATCTTTAGATAGAGGTAATTAATTGATTGATATTATAGAGGCATTCACTTCTATGCAAGTTCCTTTCCCTATTAGAGACTCAACATCATCCCACAAGAGGGACTAAAGCAAGAAGAGCCAAAgatatttccttttcaaaaagaCTCATCCaggaaaaaattttattggatGAGAATGAGGAAGGCATGGAATTAGGAGTTAGTGAATCGGATGAGGATGTTTCTTGGACTCCTTATagtgataaaaatggaaaaagagGGAAAAGAATGTCTTTCGAGCATGAAGGAGGGAACTCCTCATcatattcttacaaaataaaaaaacaaaggggAAACGATTTCATAGAGAGTAGTATGTTCAGGGAAGGTGACTTTTTGATGCTGAAGGGTGACTTCGATCAAAAAATCCCTCCAATATTTCGAGTCAGCCCTAAGAAATCAATTGAAAGATATTCTCCTGAAAGAAAAGATGATTATGATAATTGGATGTATAGATCTACAGGATCCTTTATAGAGCTGGAACTTGAGGATATGTACAACACTATTGTAGTTGAATGTATCCATGATGGTAAATTAGATGTTGTGAAAGTCATTTATAGACCAAGGGGCCCATCGGACCCGTAAGTTATTCCTTACTACGCGTAGTATTCCTCATTcgatattgttgtttttttagagagcTTCATAAACGGTCAATTGGAGAAACTAGTAAATTTCAGgataattttgaagtatttatgcAAGCTCTGCTTTCCCAATCCTTGGACGCAAATTTTCTAAATGAAGTATACACTGAAAATGGTAATGCTTAATTCTAAGGTTTAAGTAACGTTTTCTAATCTTTTTCTAATATTTCAGatgattattttgtttcaaatatccAGAAAATCGACTCGGTCACGTCTTCGAGAAAGGACAAAATAACATCGGGTGTGAGGGTTACTTCAAGGTTTCTTACTGGTATAATGACATGGCCATGCTTTAATGACCTCGGATCATCTGCAGTTGGAGATGTTCGTTGTGGTTCTTGTGAAGTTGAGCCTGCGAAGACAATGATCCAAATGTTTGGCCAGCCCTATAATCAAAATTCATTAAACCCTGTTCTACCAAAAGAAGAGGCTCGACTGCATAgggtaattaaaatatattcctccAAATTATTCATGAttcctatattttttcattatagaaCTTCTCTATATGCAACTCCTGCAGTCGTTTAGCCTCTCTCTATCATAGACTATCGCATAACAAGCAGAAAATGTTTCAAGTCTGCTCTAAATTGGTGGAAGTTAATAGCAGGAGTAACCCCAATAAGGATACCACTCTGTTATTAAATGAGCTTTTAGCCAATGATGATTGGCTTGATCAAGTGAGtctgattataatatttcaaaatatttttttaaaaatttctaattttcctCTTATGCagcaatttaataaaatacaagaaCTCTGGGCGGAAGCCGATAGCTTTATCAGATAATTATGTTGTTTATTCTAATTGCAAATCCTTAAGCAAGTCTATTTGTTGTTATGTATACTGTGcagctatttatattatttctttttttttttaaagaaaattactgaatgttatttatgttaaaactttcttttgtatttataaccatttatatGGAATAAATGTACATGTTCTCTATGTAGTAaacttgattttgtattttgggataaatataaatacaacaataataattattaataaggaatatcaaaagttttaaaactagagtataaaacttaattaacGCCATCAACTATTTAGATGCATGATCAACATATTATTTCTTGGATCCACCCCAGCCTCCAAGCCAACCTCCAAACCATCCCGCCTTTTGACCGCTTCCATCACCCGTCTGACCAAACTTGGAATCAAATGATGGAAAGGTAACATGATCCAAAGCAAGATCAAAAAAGAGGGGCTTGCATGGAATGGACTGATACTCGGGAgggaaatttatcaaatttggatgacctGACGAAGAGAAAACAACAGAGGCAttaaatcatcatcatcaacaattaattattttaaatgcgCACCTGATGTGAGGCTAGGATCATCATAGTAATGATCTAAACGCTCAATAAGAGGCAGAGTTTTGTCTAGACTTTGACTATCAAGACTCTCAGTCAGTTTTTCCTTATCAAGTATTGAGTTAGCATGAGCAACAAACTGTTTCCTTTCGACCGACAAAATTAGGTCAGTAGCTGATTTGCGTATTTCATCTGCGAATTAGAAACGAATctctttataaaatttgcaaaaaaacaacaacactaaTTGTATCTTTACCCGTAGAACTGTTGAGTTGTTTAGCTTTGCTTGCATAAGTAACAGAGCGTTGAAACAAAGCCATGGCTTCAGGCCACTTCTTTGCTCCTAAGAAGCTCAGGGCGATGTAAAAGCAACGGGATCCTTTGTAAAACAAGGTCTCAGactctatttttgttttcaactcTGAATCCTCTTCTAGACCCGCAAGTTGAGGGAGTTCACTAAGATTAGAAAGGATGTTCTCGTACATACGAATAAGATCCTGTGGCTTAATAGGCTTTTTCCCTTCGCTTGAGAAACTTTTCCATCAATAACGTCCTTCATTGAGTTAATCATAATGATATTTCTCTCAATTACTTTCGTATGTCtgaaaattggagaaaaaagaaTTGAAGATATCTATCTCTTAAAATGAGTAACTGAACATACTTAATATAATTGAGATAAGTATAGAGGAAGTGGGACGGAGACACGGGCCCAGTATTCGTTGTTTGTCGATTACGGAACTGTGGATCCTGACTTAAATCCTCCTTAAGAACTTGGATAGCATCCTTGCAATCAATCATAAGGGATTCATAAGCAGAAATCTTTTCTTCATTACTAGATATATTTGAGAGTTCCTCTTTAAATTGCTGTTCTCTGGAAAAGAAGACACGAACTTTTTCATGTTTGATTgtcatttttcttcctttccattCAATGTCAATGAGCTTGGATGATTGGAGTGTTTGATGGATGAGTTCATCCAACTCTCTTCCGGCACGAGGCATGGAGAGAATATCCTTTCTAGCAGAGTCATCTCCAATGTTATAGGCACAGAATCTTAGATTGGGCACAATCTCTTCCACCTTCTTTTTGTAGATACGAGACTCTTCCTCATCTAGAGTGAGAGACAAGTTATGATAGAGGGTGCGAGCGGAGGTGTAGGCCTCCACTGCCTTTTCCCATTCACTTGTTTCAAAGTAAAGAGTCCCTGAGAGAAGTGCAGAGTAGGCCTCAATCTCCAACTTGCTACGGGCATCGCACGACTCTTTTCCGAGCTCTTTGAGGAAATTGGCATGCTCAACGGCCTTTCGGAGTCGTCCAATCATATGATACTTCTTCCGAGGCTCAGACTGCATTTCAAACT
The sequence above is drawn from the Lepeophtheirus salmonis chromosome 5, UVic_Lsal_1.4, whole genome shotgun sequence genome and encodes:
- the LOC121118716 gene encoding uncharacterized protein isoform X7, which translates into the protein MNTEAKSLQDMPLSSTLSLKDTVIAPERKKNSIFYPVKDASYHPATVSATSAAQLLLANHEMSRPLLDSKLNPEGSKDLLELKSSHSLPLLHGSHPYLEGTGSSLFQGYSGFEIQGYNSSQIPLVSTASPSQIYYQSPSFPQHYGKRGEYPHPDHQKELSSLTRSSASRYSSQSLSSITSTLAHPNGKHKQVSSHITTSNLKPNPVLCHYAQSTPNTVLPRPFQKTYAQQEAHIYGHQRGPAMSALDSNSSGNIYMLEGSSKLLDYPSNYNHSKLKRIENVSKRENTYKGSESKNLGSSDTCSSRLFPKGNSTPMSGVLDTLKTVNSPTKAILTFDIDNSGYVPQIVMHPWDNSSASDSGITLTPSENAVPNAYSQQWPNITAIPSCGGDDGHTSMSDPSSVLCTKTQEYKNYCQRVISKPPDDEMGFLVDLPPSCNVILQPSSIGLSGKIPDSPFQIAFLKFLKGEHQSNSEQITTPDHESVAQLPGKKAYVPPYTPKSKNISSAYLYMRKDELLNPNEELPIIVDTSQIIPTSNNNNSSNNINNNLVPKPPSTKKKKKRGKSLDRETQHHPTRGTKARRAKDISFSKRLIQEKILLDENEEGMELGVSESDEDVSWTPYSDKNGKRGKRMSFEHEGGNSSSYSYKIKKQRGNDFIESSMFREGDFLMLKGDFDQKIPPIFRVSPKKSIERYSPERKDDYDNWMYRSTGSFIELELEDMYNTIVVECIHDGKLDVVKVIYRPRGPSDPELHKRSIGETSKFQDNFEVFMQALLSQSLDANFLNEVYTENDDYFVSNIQKIDSVTSSRKDKITSGVRVTSRFLTGIMTWPCFNDLGSSAVGDVRCGSCEVEPAKTMIQMFGQPYNQNSLNPVLPKEEARLHRNFSICNSCSRLASLYHRLSHNKQKMFQVCSKLVEVNSRSNPNKDTTLLLNELLANDDWLDQQFNKIQELWAEADSFIR
- the LOC121118716 gene encoding uncharacterized protein isoform X6; translation: MMDPWNFYNSIQPTTAPMEDPSRSSSRASFSSTSSFHTNTNVAATDSSRTFLFANQQIRDVMNTEAKSLQDMPLSSTLSLKDTVIAPERKKNSIFYPVKDASYHPATVSATSAAQLLLANHEMSRPLLDSKLNPEGSKDLLELKSSHSLPLLHGSHPYLEGTGSSLFQGYSGFEIQGYNSSQIPLVSTASPSQIYYQSPSFPQHYGKRGEYPHPDHQKELSSLTRSSASRYSSQSLSSITSTLAHPNGKHKQKTYAQQEAHIYGHQRGPAMSALDSNSSGNIYMLEGSSKLLDYPSNYNHSKLKRIENVSKRENTYKGSESKNLGSSDTCSSRLFPKGNSTPMSGVLDTLKTVNSPTKAILTFDIDNSGYVPQIVMHPWDNSSASDSGITLTPSENAVPNAYSQQWPNITAIPSCGGDDGHTSMSDPSSVLCTKTQEYKNYCQRVISKPPDDEMGFLVDLPPSCNVILQPSSIGLSGKIPDSPFQIAFLKFLKGEHQSNSEQITTPDHESVAQLPGKKAYVPPYTPKSKNISSAYLYMRKDELLNPNEELPIIVDTSQIIPTSNNNNSSNNINNNLVPKPPSTKKKKKRGKSLDRETQHHPTRGTKARRAKDISFSKRLIQEKILLDENEEGMELGVSESDEDVSWTPYSDKNGKRGKRMSFEHEGGNSSSYSYKIKKQRGNDFIESSMFREGDFLMLKGDFDQKIPPIFRVSPKKSIERYSPERKDDYDNWMYRSTGSFIELELEDMYNTIVVECIHDGKLDVVKVIYRPRGPSDPELHKRSIGETSKFQDNFEVFMQALLSQSLDANFLNEVYTENDDYFVSNIQKIDSVTSSRKDKITSGVRVTSRFLTGIMTWPCFNDLGSSAVGDVRCGSCEVEPAKTMIQMFGQPYNQNSLNPVLPKEEARLHRNFSICNSCSRLASLYHRLSHNKQKMFQVCSKLVEVNSRSNPNKDTTLLLNELLANDDWLDQQFNKIQELWAEADSFIR
- the Srp68 gene encoding LOW QUALITY PROTEIN: signal recognition particle subunit SRP68 (The sequence of the model RefSeq protein was modified relative to this genomic sequence to represent the inferred CDS: inserted 1 base in 1 codon), which codes for MMLMEEIPKKEEDEVVGESLVMKPMRLELLKLIKDAQQKHGLRHNDYQRYRSYCGRRIARLRKALNFVQIEKKKFVKKDVDGESLKVSEKFLLIPLMDAERAWSYGLQLKFEMQSEPRKKYHMIGRLRKAVEHANFLKELGKESCDARSKLEIEAYSALLSGTLYFETSEWEKAVEAYTSARTLYHNLSLTLDEEESRIYKKKVEEIVPNLRFCAYNIGDDSARKDILSMPRAGRELDELIHQTLQSSKLIDIEWKGRKMTIKHEKVRVFFSREQQFKEELSNISSNEEKISAYESLMIDCKDAIQVLKEDLSQDPQFRNRQTTNTGPVSPSHFLYTYLNYIKHTKVIERNIIMINSMKDVIDGKVSQAKGKSLXKPQDLIRMYENILSNLSELPQLAGLEEDSELKTKIESETLFYKGSRCFYIALSFLGAKKWPEAMALFQRSVTYASKAKQLNSSTDEIRKSATDLILSVERKQFVAHANSILDKEKLTESLDSQSLDKTLPLIERLDHYYDDPSLTSGHPNLINFPPEYQSIPCKPLFFDLALDHVTFPSFDSKFGQTGDGSGQKAGWFGGWLGGWGGSKK
- the LOC121118716 gene encoding uncharacterized protein isoform X5, whose protein sequence is MMDPWNFYNSIQPTTAPMEDPSRSSSRASFSSTSSFHTNTNVAATDSSRTFLFANQQIRFKHEIQDVMNTEAKSLQDMPLSSTLSLKDTVIAPERKKNSIFYPVKDASYHPATVSATSAAQLLLANHEMSRPLLDSKLNPEGSKDLLELKSSHSLPLLHGSHPYLEGTGSSLFQGYSGFEIQGYNSSQIPLVSTASPSQIYYQSPSFPQHYGKRGEYPHPDHQKELSSLTRSSASRYSSQSLSSITSTLAHPNGKHKQKTYAQQEAHIYGHQRGPAMSALDSNSSGNIYMLEGSSKLLDYPSNYNHSKLKRIENVSKRENTYKGSESKNLGSSDTCSSRLFPKGNSTPMSGVLDTLKTVNSPTKAILTFDIDNSGYVPQIVMHPWDNSSASDSGITLTPSENAVPNAYSQQWPNITAIPSCGGDDGHTSMSDPSSVLCTKTQEYKNYCQRVISKPPDDEMGFLVDLPPSCNVILQPSSIGLSGKIPDSPFQIAFLKFLKGEHQSNSEQITTPDHESVAQLPGKKAYVPPYTPKSKNISSAYLYMRKDELLNPNEELPIIVDTSQIIPTSNNNNSSNNINNNLVPKPPSTKKKKKRGKSLDRETQHHPTRGTKARRAKDISFSKRLIQEKILLDENEEGMELGVSESDEDVSWTPYSDKNGKRGKRMSFEHEGGNSSSYSYKIKKQRGNDFIESSMFREGDFLMLKGDFDQKIPPIFRVSPKKSIERYSPERKDDYDNWMYRSTGSFIELELEDMYNTIVVECIHDGKLDVVKVIYRPRGPSDPELHKRSIGETSKFQDNFEVFMQALLSQSLDANFLNEVYTENDDYFVSNIQKIDSVTSSRKDKITSGVRVTSRFLTGIMTWPCFNDLGSSAVGDVRCGSCEVEPAKTMIQMFGQPYNQNSLNPVLPKEEARLHRNFSICNSCSRLASLYHRLSHNKQKMFQVCSKLVEVNSRSNPNKDTTLLLNELLANDDWLDQQFNKIQELWAEADSFIR
- the LOC121118716 gene encoding uncharacterized protein isoform X8 translates to MNTEAKSLQDMPLSSTLSLKDTVIAPERKKNSIFYPVKDASYHPATVSATSAAQLLLANHEMSRPLLDSKLNPEGSKDLLELKSSHSLPLLHGSHPYLEGTGSSLFQGYSGFEIQGYNSSQIPLVSTASPSQIYYQSPSFPQHYGKRGEYPHPDHQKELSSLTRSSASRYSSQSLSSITSTLAHPNGKHKQSTPNTVLPRPFQKTYAQQEAHIYGHQRGPAMSALDSNSSGNIYMLEGSSKLLDYPSNYNHSKLKRIENVSKRENTYKGSESKNLGSSDTCSSRLFPKGNSTPMSGVLDTLKTVNSPTKAILTFDIDNSGYVPQIVMHPWDNSSASDSGITLTPSENAVPNAYSQQWPNITAIPSCGGDDGHTSMSDPSSVLCTKTQEYKNYCQRVISKPPDDEMGFLVDLPPSCNVILQPSSIGLSGKIPDSPFQIAFLKFLKGEHQSNSEQITTPDHESVAQLPGKKAYVPPYTPKSKNISSAYLYMRKDELLNPNEELPIIVDTSQIIPTSNNNNSSNNINNNLVPKPPSTKKKKKRGKSLDRETQHHPTRGTKARRAKDISFSKRLIQEKILLDENEEGMELGVSESDEDVSWTPYSDKNGKRGKRMSFEHEGGNSSSYSYKIKKQRGNDFIESSMFREGDFLMLKGDFDQKIPPIFRVSPKKSIERYSPERKDDYDNWMYRSTGSFIELELEDMYNTIVVECIHDGKLDVVKVIYRPRGPSDPELHKRSIGETSKFQDNFEVFMQALLSQSLDANFLNEVYTENDDYFVSNIQKIDSVTSSRKDKITSGVRVTSRFLTGIMTWPCFNDLGSSAVGDVRCGSCEVEPAKTMIQMFGQPYNQNSLNPVLPKEEARLHRNFSICNSCSRLASLYHRLSHNKQKMFQVCSKLVEVNSRSNPNKDTTLLLNELLANDDWLDQQFNKIQELWAEADSFIR